A part of Methanohalobium evestigatum Z-7303 genomic DNA contains:
- a CDS encoding DUF192 domain-containing protein has protein sequence MILKSNGNTVASDVEFATTFFSQSKGLMFKKNVPNDYALVFVFDKPIKTSVHMLFVRFPIDVLFLDDSKRIIKATTLKPWLGTSSSEKIVKYIIEMKQHKISEHGLVEGEQLFFDVP, from the coding sequence ATGATATTAAAATCTAATGGTAATACAGTTGCATCAGATGTGGAATTTGCAACAACATTTTTTTCACAATCAAAAGGCTTAATGTTTAAAAAAAATGTACCTAATGATTATGCTCTTGTTTTTGTATTCGACAAACCCATAAAGACATCAGTTCATATGCTTTTTGTAAGATTTCCCATTGATGTACTGTTTCTTGATGATAGTAAAAGAATAATTAAAGCAACAACTCTTAAACCATGGCTGGGGACGTCCTCATCTGAAAAGATAGTTAAATATATAATCGAAATGAAACAGCACAAAATATCAGAACATGGTCTTGTCGAGGGTGAACAGCTCTTTTTTGATGTGCCATGA